One Dictyostelium discoideum AX4 chromosome 3 chromosome, whole genome shotgun sequence genomic region harbors:
- the fhkE gene encoding FHA domain-containing protein — protein MDELTQANTLAIDEDLVDSVNSVKGWGILKSLNPSYPDISLVENVITFGRLKDSTVHYNDKSISGSHCKITRESNDDDGVVIAFIYDNSTNGTFIDNIKVGKGSRCLLASGQEISLTPQKQLEKIAYIFQTVEKEIEDGGPSNKYFIGEMLGQGNFATVKLAVERTTGVKYAVKIVDKKKYFMNSSARKDSLMDEVNILRGLSHPNIIQIIEVFENEKVLSLILELVECGELLNDIVSNLFYTEDKAKTLFRQIVDGVLYLHNKGIAHRDLKPENILLKHKNFNQNDAIKLTDFGLSRTVSDGSFMKTMCGTPQYLAPEILTSSGGHNGYGLEVDCWSMGAILYIMLCGYPPFDDSREVSIFEQIRNAKFEFDPEDWSSVSEEAKDLIKRLLCVDPHKRYTCNNIIQHPWFNPNVKLSTLLEEDERLRKKAEAEVEANNNNTNKSNSPKMLGKRKSEDGNCSDSNNNNNSGSKSLSSIKSNTTMLDCDEKSNNNNNNGHKKSKSDPTSNNSLFNNDNNNNNNNNNNNNNNNNNNNNNNNNNNNNNNNNNNNNNNNNNNNNNNNNNNNSNDTTDSDTDDETISLPVITKNSKSMSNLQNHLNNNKINSDDESETSTNNNNNNNNNNNNNNNNNNNNNNNNKPSTINNNFPVPFPKSPTKNSPNASPPIKPQNSSNNNSGLAGIDKPKCQYDPNCYRKNPQHLRDFYHTVSSNK, from the exons ATGGATGAGTTAACACAAGCAAATACATTAGCTATTGATGAAGATTTGGTAGATAGTGTTAATAGTGTTAAAGGATGgggaattttaaaatcattaaaccCTTCATACCCTGATATTTCATTGGTTGAAAATGTAATTACATTTGGTAGATTAAAAGATTCAACAGTTCATTATAATGATAAGTCTATATCAGGATC aCATTGTAAAATAACAAGAGAaagtaatgatgatgatggagTAGTTATTGCATTTATTTATGATAATAGTACAAATGGTACATTTATagataatattaaagttGGTAAAGGAAGTAGATGTTTATTAGCTTCTGGTCAAGAAATTAGTTTAACACCACAAAAACAATTAG aaaaaattgcatatatttttcaaacaGTTGAAAAAGAGATTGAAGATGGTGGaccatcaaataaatattttattggtGAAATGTTAGGACAAGGTAATTTTGCAACGGTTAAATTAGCAGTTGAGAGAACAACAGGTGTAAAATATGCAGTTAAAATTGtagataaaaagaaatacttTATGAATAGTAGTGCTAGAAAAGATTCATTAATGGATGAGGTCAATATATTAAGAGGATTATCACATCCaaatataattcaaatcattgaagtatttgaaaatgaaaaagtatTATCATTGATTTTAGAGTTGGTAGAGTGTGGTGAACTTTTAAATGACATCGTCTCAAATCTATTCTACACTGAAGATAAAGCAAAAACCCTATTCCGACAAATAGTTGATGGCGTTTTGTATCTTCACAATAAAGGTATCGCTCATAGAGATTTAAAACCAGAGAATATCCTTTTGAAACATAAAAATTTCAACCAAAATGATGCTATCAAATTAACCGATTTCGGTCTATCAAGAACGGTTAGTGATGGTAGTTTTATGAAAACTATGTGTGGTACCCCACAATATCTAGCACCtg aaattttaacTAGTTCAGGTGGACATAATGGTTATGGTTTAGAAGTTGATTGTTGGAGTATGGGTGCAATTCTTTATATTATGCTTTGTGGTTATCCACCATTTGATGATTCAAGAGAGGTTTCAATTTTTGAACAAATTAGAAATGCAAAATTCGAATTTGACCCAGAGGATTGGTCATCAGTTTCTGAAGAGgcaaaagatttaattaaaagattattatgTGTTGATCCACATAAACGTTATAcatgtaataatattattcagCATCCTTGGTTTAATCct AATGTAAAATTATCAACACTTttagaagaagatgaaaGATTAAGAAAAAAAGCAGAAGCAGAAGTagaagcaaataataataatacaaataaaagtaatagtCCAAAAATGTtgggaaaaagaaaatcagaGGATGGCAATTGTagtgatagtaataataataataatagcggAAGTAAAAgtttatcatcaattaaatcaaatacaaCAATGTTAGATTGTGAtgaaaaaagtaataataataataataatggccataaaaaatctaaaagcGATCCAAcatcaaataattctttattcaataatgataataacaataataataataataataataataataataataataataataataataataataataataataataataataataataataataataataataataataataataataataataataataataataataataataataataataatagtaatgatacCACAGATTCAGATACAGATGATGAAACAATTTCACTACCAGTGATAactaaaaattcaaaatcaatgtCAAACcttcaaaatcatttaaataataataaaataaatagcGATGATGAGAGTGAAACCTccacaaataataataataataataataataataataataataataataataataataataataataataataataataaaccaagtacaataaataataattttccaGTTCCATTCCCTAAATCACCAACAAAGAATAGCCCTAATGCTTCTCCACCAATAAAACCTcaaaatagtagtaataataatagtggtttGGCTGGAATCGATAAACCT